TATCCCGCAAACTCGGGTCTAATAACTGAGAATACTTTCCATCTTCTAGAATTGGTTTAGCCTGTACATATAAGTAAAAACTCTATAATTTAGCGTGTTTATTAATTTATCAAGTATTAATTTATAGAGTTTATAATGTACTTGTTTTAACAGAAGACAAAACTTAGTTTTTAAGATAAGCAGCAAACACATACCCACATGACAAGACTCTCTTGTCCCTTTGGACAGCCACTGCTAATAGGTTTCCTTCCAGAAAGTAGCTCAAGTAGAACAACACCGAATGCATACACATCTATCTTATCATTCACCTTACCATACATGAAGTACTCTGGAGCCAAGTAGCTGCATCAAGAAAAAAACCAAGATTAGCCATGAACTTTCAAGAAACAAAAATCAGCTTATGCAAAAACAGTACTCTTCCATACCCAAAGGTTCCGGCCACATCTGAGCAGATCATGTGTGTTGTAGATATAGAAGCCCACCTCGCAAGCCCAAAATCAGAAAGCTGAGGCTCAAAATCATCAGATAACAGTATGTTTGATGACTTAACATCTCTATGGGTGACAGGTTGTGAAGCACTGTTATGCAGATAGTCTAGTGCCTCGGCCACTCCCATAGCCACTTTGTACCTCTCTCTCCATTGGAATGCAAGCATATCTTTCTTGCTTCCTGAATTTGAAACCAAGCATTTTTGTTTAGGTCCTTGATCATAATTGAATCTCAAGAGTTGATTAAAAAAGGTACCATGAAGGTTCTCTTCTAAGCTTCCTCTTGAGAGATAGTTGTAAACAAGTAATAGGTTCTTGTCTTCAACGCAAAAGCCTAATAGGGAAATAATATTCTTATGGTGTAGGGTTGTGATAATATCGATCTCCGCGACGAAATCATTCAAGACATCTTCTGTTTGCTTGAGAATCTTCACAGCAACCTCTCTTCCATTGGACAAAGAACCTCTATAAACCCTGCTGCTGCCTCCTATGCCTATGAAGTTATCTGAAACCATAATGTTTTTTTCTTAGTTACATAACAAGATGCTTCAAGAACTGTAAACATGTCATCAAGAACACACCAGGGGAGAAGTCTGATGTCACAGAAACAAGTTCCTTGTATTTGAAAAACTGGCAAGTTGAAGAGAATCTCTTGTAAAGTCTCTCTAGCTCCTCAGGGAGCTTTCTTTGACTATTGTCAGGAGAAGAGTCATAACCAATTTGCTTAATGTTCCTTGGAGGAAGCTTCAAAGCCCATTGAGCTACTGGTATTTGTTTACGTGTAGTAATGGGTTGTCCTGTGGAAGAAAAAGTGCGACGAAGCAAAGGCCAGCCTGGTATAGGTTCAGCCTGTTTCCTAACCAATTCCTCTAGACCTTTCACAGGCACAATCTCCTTAGCTTTATGGCTCTCATCATCATCATCATCATCATCATCATCTCCAGATAACTTTGTGGGAGTTCTTGTACCATTAGGAGACAAAGAATCAGAACCACAAACCGAGCAACTCTCAAAACGAGCAGCCACTAAGGCCTGCTGCAAACTCTGGCCACAAGATTGATCTTCCTCACAATGGCTAACAACTCTGGTAGGTATACTCAATGTAACAGATCTCTGAAGCACACTCAACAAAGTGTTCCTCCTAACATCTTCCTTCCCTATGACAAACAACCAAAAACCCAATTTAAACCACACTAAACACTAAGATACCATGTTCGAGTCTGGATTTAGCAACTGGCTCTTGTCCCTAGCCCAATGGCCTTTGGCCCGGAACTTCTTGTAACAAAAAAACTTACCTTGAGAATGATTAATGTCCAATGATGGAGGAGAACCTTCTCTTTGAAACACAACTTTACCATTGTTCACAGCATGAACCCAGCACTCCTTTGGCAGCTTCTTAGCCAAGTACTTAGCTAAAGAAGCTGATGAGCGAATCGTGTGGTGAGTTTTTGAAACCCCAACTATAACTTTCCACGCACAGAACGATCTCGCTTCTCTAGCTATGATCTTTCGAGCAGAGTCGCCACGGCACAGCTTCAGCTTCAGATCAACCTACAAAAGGACAAAACTTTCAAATGGAC
This genomic interval from Brassica oleracea var. oleracea cultivar TO1000 chromosome C2, BOL, whole genome shotgun sequence contains the following:
- the LOC106327255 gene encoding probable receptor-like serine/threonine-protein kinase At5g57670; the protein is MIQRSGEGGRTILVGVKLDAPSRELLTWALVKVAEPGDTVIALHILGNEIVKNSSLLSLVKTFDSVLDVYEGFCNLKQVDLKLKLCRGDSARKIIAREARSFCAWKVIVGVSKTHHTIRSSASLAKYLAKKLPKECWVHAVNNGKVVFQREGSPPSLDINHSQGKEDVRRNTLLSVLQRSVTLSIPTRVVSHCEEDQSCGQSLQQALVAARFESCSVCGSDSLSPNGTRTPTKLSGDDDDDDDDDESHKAKEIVPVKGLEELVRKQAEPIPGWPLLRRTFSSTGQPITTRKQIPVAQWALKLPPRNIKQIGYDSSPDNSQRKLPEELERLYKRFSSTCQFFKYKELVSVTSDFSPDNFIGIGGSSRVYRGSLSNGREVAVKILKQTEDVLNDFVAEIDIITTLHHKNIISLLGFCVEDKNLLLVYNYLSRGSLEENLHGSKKDMLAFQWRERYKVAMGVAEALDYLHNSASQPVTHRDVKSSNILLSDDFEPQLSDFGLARWASISTTHMICSDVAGTFGYLAPEYFMYGKVNDKIDVYAFGVVLLELLSGRKPISSGCPKGQESLVMWAKPILEDGKYSQLLDPSLRDNKNNNGDQMQRMVLAATLCIRRSPQARPKMSSVLKLLKGDEDTLEWAMQQVSSSSEESEMLEDEQSQRSDLQSHLNLALLDVEDDSISMGSFEQGVSVEEYIKGRTSRSSSFD